The following is a genomic window from Bacillus sp. FJAT-52991.
GCACTTTCAATATCAACGTTTTGCTCCGGTTCTTCTAAAACGACAAAATCATAATCACTTATAATGGCTCGTCCAATCTGTAAACGTCTCTTTTCTGAAAAAGATAGCTTGGCGATTTTCACCTCTTTTTTGTCCAGCAAACCGACCAATTGAATCACTTCATCGACCGTCTTGTCAGATTCCGACATTTTTTGAAAGAAGGATAAGTACTCTTTTACTTTTAATCTTTCATAAAGACCATCATCCAATAAACAAACACTTATTTCCCGGAAAATATTTTTATTGCTCTCTATGTCAGCTCCTTTAAAATACACATGACCTTTTGATGGAATCTCCTCTCCCAAAATGATCTTTATTAGCATATCTCCTAAATATTTATTGCAGCGAATTACTACACATTGACCTGGATTTATTTGGAAACTAATAGTTGGCAATAATGTTGTATTCCCCGTTTTTTTCGACAAGCTTTGTACAGATAGTAATTGCGTCATAAAACAGCCCTCCTTTATACATATTTTACCATAAGCGGACCAAAAAAAGGCCGCCCTCTTAAGCTTATTGCATGGAAGTGGTCCATATAACAAGTTCCTTAAGGGCAGCCTAATAATAATTAATGAAATACAATCGTTTTATTTCCGTGTACAATGACACGATCTTCTAAATGCCATTTAACCGCACGTGCTAGCACACGGCGTTCAATCGACTGACCAATTTTCTTTAAACCTGATACATCGTCACGATGGTTCACCCGCTCGATATCTTGTTCAATAATCGGGCCTTCATCCAGATCATTGGTCACATAATGTGACGTCGCCCCGATCAGCTTCACTCCGCGTTCATGCGCCCGTTCATACGGTCTTGCACCGATGAAAGCAGGAAGGAAGGAATGATGAATGTTAATAATTTGATTCGGAAAATGACTGACGAAATCCTCCGTTAAAATTTGCATGTAACGTGCTAGGACGATGACATCCACTTGATGTTCTTTCAACAACTGAATTTGTTGCTCTTCTACTTGCTTTCGAATGTCTTTATTGGCTGGAATATAATAGAATGGGATACCAAGCGCTTCTACCATCCCTCTCGTACCCTCGTGATTACTAATAACGAGAGCAATATCGGTTGGAAGATCACCGCTTTGCCACTCCCAAAGCAACTCAAGCAAGCAATGAGGCTCTTTAGAAACAAAAATCGCCATCTTTTTTCGTTCCTCAGCATACGTAAATTGATACTCCATAGCAAACTCCGATGCTAACATCTCAAAATCTTGCTCCATTTGAGCAGCACTCTCTGCTAAATTCGGGCGATCGAACTCAATCCGAATGAAAAAGGTGCCACCTTCCGGATTATTAGAATATTGATTCGACTCAATAATATTTGCTTCATGTTCAAATAAAAATTTGGAAATTGCCGCCACAATCCCCGGACGATCCGGACATTTGATTAGCAGTCTTCCACGACTACCTAGCTTCGCTTCTTGAAGTAAAGGTTTTGTCTGCTCTTTCGTTTTCATAGTTTGAACCTACCTTTTTGCGATGTTTAATTACCCATTATACTGCAAGAAAAACAGAATGAAAACAATTTTCTGAAACCACTACACTCATAAACCATATAATTTACATTTATCATACAAGCTCGTTTTCCCAATTCCTAATAACTTGGCTGCTTCTACTTTATTATTTTCTGCCTTCTTTAACGCTTGTTCTAATGCGGATCGCTCCGCTAAGGCTAACGTTTGTTTTAATGGTACAATCGGCCGTTCTTCTTGTTGCGCTGCTTGAGTAACAAGAGGCTCTTCCTGCAAATAAAGCGGCAGATGATGAAGATAAATTTTCGTGCCATCAAGCACATTCACTGCTCGCTCTAACACATTTTCTAATTCTCTAACATTACCAGGCCATGAATGAAGCAACAAACGGTTGATCACTTCAGATGAAATCGCCAGTTGTTCGCGGCTAAACGTTTTCGCTAGTTTCTTCAATAGCATATGAGCAATCGCTGGCAAATCTTCTTTACGCTTCTTTAAGGAAGGAATATCAATTTTCATCACGTTGAGCCGATAATAAAGATCTTGGCGAAACTCTCCCTTGTGAACCATCTCTTCTAAATTGCGATGGGTTGCTGCGATGACGCGAACATCAATCGGAATCGCTCTTTGTCCGCCAACTCTTTCAATCTCTTTCTCTTGCAACACACGAAGCAGCTTGCTTTGCATCGGAAGCGGCATGTCTCCCACTTCATCAAGAAAAATCGTCCCGCGGTGAGCGAGCTCGAATTTCCCTTTTTTTCCGCCTTTTTTCGCCCCAGTAAAAGCCCCTTCTTCATAGCCGAATAGTTCTGATTCTAATAATTGTTCAGGGATGGCGGCTGAGTTTACTCGCACAAATGGAAAGGCGGCTCGCTGGCTAGCTCCATGAATCGCATGAGCAAACAATTCCTTTCCCGTACCCGAAGGCCCCATTAGCAGCACGGATGATTGACTTCCTGCCACGCGCTGAGCCAGTTTTTTTGCTTCTTTAAATGCGTTATTCTCCCCGATTAAGTCATCAAAGCTGTACTTGCTTTTCAACTCTTTTTCAAATTTCTTTTTATAATATTTCAGCTCCTCAAGAAAGGGTTGGACTTTCTCGGAATAAGCCATCCAATCCTCAGAATTGCGAAACATGACAGTACCAACAGCCCCAACTAATTCTCCATTAATGTACAAAGGATAGCGGTTAGCAATCATTTCATTGCCTTTAATCCGGTGAATCGAGGCGATTTCTGGCTGTGAGGTCTGGACGATGAGATGCATCCTTGTATTCTCGATGACATCGCGAACATCTTTCCCTATAGCTTCAGAGACGGTTGTTCCAAGATACTCACAATAGGCCGCATTGATATAAATAATGATACCTTTGCAATCGACCACTACTACCCATTCCGTTGCGATATTAATAATTTCCTCAAGCCATTCATAAGGCAGCTTACTGACTAGTTTGTTCATACCTATAGACCCTTTCCTTTTTATTACTACTATAGTAACAAAAACTTTGAGGACAAACTCAATTAAAAAAGCCTTTCAAGCAATGAGTCACTTGAAAGGCTGTTCTTTTCTATTGCACTGTATATCCTCCATCGAGAACAACCGCTTGACCAGTCACTCCCTTTGCTTTATCACTGGCTAAGAAAATGGCGTAGTCAGCGATCTCCTCCACACTAAGCAGTCGCTTCTGTGGAACTAGCGGATAAATGACTTCTTCTAATACATTTTCTAACGGGACATTTCTCGTTTTCGCTAAATCCTCAAATTGACCTCGCACAAGCGGTGTGTCAACATATCCCGGACAGAGAGCATTGACTGTTATGCCATGAGTAGCCGTTTCTAGTGCAGCCACTTTCGTTAGCCCGATGACGCCATGCTTTGCACTGTTATAAGCTGCTTTCCCAGCGAAGCCAACAAGTCCATTAATAGATGCCATATTAATGATTCGGCCAGAACCATTTTTCTTCATGATAGGCAAGGCATGCTTAATAAAAACAAAAGGTGCGGTCAGCATTACTTTGATCAACAGCTCGAATTTCTCTGTTGGAAATTGCTCAAATGGAGCTACATGCTGCAACCCTGCATTATTCACTAAAATATCCACTGTTCCAAATTGATCGACAGCAAATTGAAGGCAACCCTGCACCTTCTGTTCATTCGTCACATCGCAAGCAACCGCTGCTACGTCGAATCCTTGTGTCTTTAATTCCTCCTCCGCTGCTTTTGCTGCGTCTTCCTTTAAATCGGCAATGATCACTTTTGCTCCTTCTTTCGCAAAGGCACGTGCCACTTCTAAACCAATCCCACTGGCTGCGCCTGTCACTAAAGCTACTTTTCCTGTTAACATCCTTGAGTCCTCCTCATTTTTCATTTTTCTTCAAATGAATGAACAACTTCCTTCTTTACACTAATCCAGTTAAGCTGTAAATCGCGATAATAAAGAATACTGCTACTGTTTTAATAACCGTAATCGCAAAAATATCACGATACGACTGACGATGAGTCAAGCCCGTCACCGCTAATAACGTGATGACTGCTCCATTGTGCGGCAATGTATCCATTCCACCAGATGCCATCGAAATGACGCGGTGCATCACTTCTGGTGGGATATTAAACTCATTGATGGCTGCCAAATACTTGTCCGCCATCGCACTCAGCGCAATCCCCATGCCTCCCGATGCGGACCCTGTCACCCCAGCAAGAGCCGTCGTTGTCACAGCTCCATTGACTAGCGGGTTCGTAAATGTCTCGGAGATCCCTTTACTGATCACTGTAAAGCCTGGTAGAGAGGAAATCACTCCACCAAAGCCATACTCAGCCCCCGTATTCATCGCAGCCAACAAAGCACCACCAATGGCTGTATTGATTCCAGCTTGGAAGTTGATTTTTACCCGCTTCCAATTGTAAAAAAGTGCCACAATAATTCCTGTCACTAGCGCCATTTCTACCGACCAAATCGCGACAACAGACGACAATTCTACTTTTCCGAACGCCTCTAACCCAATACCTGCAAAATCAAAGCCATTCGGATACCATTTCGGCAAGGCTTCTGTAAACACTTTATTCATCACTGCCACGAGAACAAGCGGCACAAAAGCCAATACTTTTCTAGCGGTAGATTCTGTTTCTGTTGAGATCACATCATTTATTTCTTCCTCTACAATTTCATTATTGATTCCGTAATAGCCTTCACCGGCATTTTTCGCTTTTCTCCGGCGATTTTCAAGATAAAGCATCCCCATAATAAAAACAAAGATGGCACCAATAACCCCAAGAGTAGGTGCAGCATAAATGTTTGTTTGAAAAAATGTTGTTGGGATGACATTTTGAATTTGCGGTGTGCCCGGCAACGCATCCATCGTAAAAGTAAACGCCCCAAGTGCAATGGTTCCTGGTATCAGTCGCTTCGGAATGTCCGCTTCCATAAATAAATTTTTAGCAAACGGATAAACAGCGAACACGACAACAAACAAGCTGACACCGCTATACGTCAAAATCGCACCCATGAGTACAATCGCCAACATTGCTTGCTTCGCCCCAACCCACTGAACGATCGTCTTCACAATTGACTCAGCAATTCCGGACATCTCCACAACCTTTCCGAAAATAGCGCCTAATAAGAACACAGGAAAATAAAGTTTAATAAATCCGACCATTTTCTCCATGAAAATATTGGAGAAAAACGGAAGAACAAAGTTGGGATCTGTCAAAAACACAGCTAAAAGTGCACAAATCGGCGCAAATAAAATAACAGAAAACCCGCGATACGCGACAAACATTAATAGTCCTAATGCCAACAAAATAATAACTAAATCCATTCCCAAACCCCCTTCTTTTTTAGTAACCTCTTTAACTGATATGCAAATCTTGTGCCAAATAGTTAAAATATGTAAACACTTGTCATTTAAGAAAGTTAAGTTCCGAATTTTCGGAACTTTAATTAGATTATTTTCCATGATTGCGGAAAATTCCGGAGTAACGGAAAAAGATATTGTTCGAACCAAGTTGTTTTAATCCATATAGGCGGCTAGATCGATAAAGTGAAACTTCAATCAGTGGGGGTTTTCTCCATCCCCCACTGATAAAAGAAGAACAAAGGCTAACGTCGCAACGTCCTGTTGCAACGCCTTTGTAACCTGCATCGTGCAGGCCCGAACGGATCGGGCGTTTACAGGCTGTTGATCCCCGACCTACATGCCTGCGCTTCTTCTGCCATGTTGAGGTGGGGGTCTTACAGCCCGTTAATGCGGGATAAATCAGTCGCAAATAACTCTCGATCAGGCGGCACTTTCCAAATTTCAGTCGCAATCCATTGTTAATCAAGCAGCTGCTGCCCTCTTATCATCAATCTGATGGATTGCCACACACCCCTTCTATGCCTTATTATCAGAATAGATAGAAATTTTGCATAAAAGGAGGAGCGACATGAATATCTTTTCAAAGGAGTACGCAAAATCATTAGATCAGCAAGATGAGCTAGCTCATTTTCGTGAGGAATTTTATTTGAAGGAAGGTCGGATTTATCTCGATGGAAATTCGCTCGGTTTACTTTCCAAACGAGCGGAGAGAGCCGTGCTTGATTTGCTCCATTCATGGAAAGATTACGGAATTGATGGTTGGACTCAAGGAAAGCACCCGTGGTTTTATTTATCGGAATTGCTAGGAGAAAAAATGATAACGCTTACAGGAGCGACTGCTGAAGAAATGATTGTGACGGGGTCAACTACTTCTAACCTTCATCAGCTCGTAGCTAGCTTTTATCAGCCAAAAGGTCAGAGAACGAAAATTTTGGCCGATGAACTGACGTTTCCTACTGATATTTATGCGTTAAAAAGTCAGCTTCGATTAAGAGGATACGACCCTGCTGAGCATTTAGTACTCGTTGAAAGTGAAGATGGCCGAATGTTGAAAGAGGAAGCTATTATCGCAGAGATGACAGAGGAAGTAGCATTAATTATTTTACCTGGTGTGCTGTATCGCAGCGGGCAAGTGTTGGATATGGAACAGCTGACAAAAGCAGCCCATGAGCGAGGAATATGGATTGGCTTTGACCTTTGTCATTCGATTGGCTCGATTCCTCATGAATTGAGTAATTGGGAAGTTGATTTTGCTTTTTGGTGTAATTATAAACACTTAAATGGCGGGCCTGGCAGTACAGCGGCACTCTACGTCAATAAAAGGCATTTCGGTCAAGCACCTGGGCTGGCTGGCTGGTTCGGATCGAAAAAGGACACTCAATTCGATATGACACTGGAGTTGGATCACGCTGAGCATGCCGGAGCTTATCAAATGGGGACGCCACATATTTTAAGTACGGCACCATTACTTGGAGCACTGGAGCTATTTAACGAAGCAGGCATTGATCGCATACGAAAAAAATCATTGCAGCTGACGAACTATATGATGGAATTAATCGAGCATGAATTAGTGGAATTCGATTTTACGATTGCGAACCCTCGCAATGATCAACAGCGCGGTGGCCACTTATTTCTTGAGCATGTAGAAGCCGCCCGCATTTGCAAAGCCTTGAAAGAGCATGGAATCATCCCTGATTTCCGGGCACCAAATGGCATTCGGCTAGCACCGGTTGCTTTGTACAATACGTTTGAAGATGTTTGGAACACGGTGCACATATTGAAAACAATTATGGAAACTGAACAATATAAGCAGTATAAAAATGAGCGAGACGTGGTGGCGTAATGAGCACTAAGTGGATAGATATTACGCAACCTTTCAACAACCAAATCGCTCATTGGCCAGGTGACACCCCTTTTTCATATGAAATTTCTTATACAAAAGCAAAAACAGGCTCAGTTAATATCGGAAAAATAACGACAAGCTTGCATACAGGCACTCATGTCGATTCCCCTTTTCATTTTGATGACCACGGTGAACAAATCCATGAACTAGATGTTGACATATTTATAGGAAGAGCACTTGTGATCGATGTATCTAGTTTAGAACATATTGGACCACAACAATTAGAGGCGTATCGATTAGGTGGCGCAGAGCGGTTGCTGCTACGGACAACTACTAGAAGCGAACCCACATTATTTCCCGGGAAAGTCACTCCCCTCGATCTAGCACTTGGTCCATTTTTAAAGAAAAAAGGAATTTTTTTACTAGGGGTAGATGTCCCTTCTGTCGACACATTAGATAGTAAGAACATGGAAGTTCACCATTCATTGCATAAAAATAATATCCATATTTTAGAGAACATTATACTTGACCACGTTGAGTCAGGCTTATATGAAATGATTGCGTTGCCGCTTTTAATTGAAGGAGCTGATGGCAGTCCTGTTCGTGCCGTCATTCGTCCAATAGAAGAAAGGAGAATGTGAAATGACCATTAATGAAAAATCGATTCATACGGATTTCACGAACAACATGACTTATGGAGAATATCTTGGGCTCGATCAGCTACTCAGCTCTCAACACCAACTTTCTGGCCATCATGATGAAATGCTGTTCATCGTGATTCACCAAGTGAGTGAATTGTGGATGAAGCTGATCATTCATGAAATGGAGGCGGCCATTCGACTAATTCAACAAGATGAACTTCAACCCGCCTTTAAAATGCTGGCTCGCGTGTCCAAAATCCAAACGCAAATTATTCAAGCGTGGGATGTGCTCTCTACTTTAACACCAGCTGAATATATGGAGTTTCGTGAAAAACTAGGACAGGCTTCGGGATTTCAGTCCTATCAATACCGGCAAATTGAATTTTTGCTCGGCTATAAAACAGCGCATATTTTAACAATTTATCAAAAAGATCAGCAACTTCATGATATATTAGAAAAGGTTTATCATGCGCCAAGCATTTATGACGCAGCGATCGGGGCGCTTGCACGTGCCGGTTTTCCGATTAACCCAGACTTAATCGGCCGTGATTATTCCGTTACTTATACAGTTGACCCGACGGTTGAAGCGGCTTGGCTTTTGGTCTATGCAGATGTCGAAAAATATTGGGATCTCTATCAACTAGCAGAAAAGCTGATCGATATTGAAGACTCGCTTCAGCAGTGGCGATTCCGTCATATGAAAACGGTCGAACGAATTATCGGCTTTAAAATGGGCACCGGTGGATCTTCCGGTGTACAATATTTGAAAAAAGTGCTCGATCATCGCTTTTTTCCTGAGCTATGGGATTTACGCACGAAGCTTTAATAGAACTGGAGGGATTTTATGGAGAATAAAGAGCAATGGTCCTCGCGCATCGGATTTATATTATCTTCAGCAGGAGCGGCGATCGGTTTAGGTGCGATCTGGAAGTTTCCTTATGTGACCGGGCAAAGTGGCGGCGGAGCCTTTCTTCTTCTATTTATATTATTTACGATCTTAATTGGCTTGCCGCTGTTAATTTCAGAATTCATTATTGGTCGTGGCTCTGGAAAAGAAGCCGTCAGCGCCTATAAGAAATTAGCTCCGAATAGCTTCTGGACCCTCACTGGAAAGTTAGGTGTCATCGGTTGCTTCCTGTTGCTATCTTTTTATAGCGTCGTTGGGGGCTGGGTACTCACTTACACGGTGATGTCACTTGGCGGAAAAGTCATTGAAAGCGGGGCAGACTACGGGGCCCTGTTCGGACAAGTTACGAGTTCTCCCCTCATGACCATCGGCGGACTGGCTGCCTTTTTACTAATGAATATCGTTGTTATTGCAGCCGGTGTTCAAAATGGGATTGAAAAAGCAAGCAAGTATATGATGCCGCTGTTATTTATATTTTTTATCGTGCTTGTCATCCGTGCGCTCACACTAGATGGCGCAATGGAAGGCGTTCGCTTTTTCCTGCAGCCGGACTTCTCAAAAATCACTGGTGAAGCGGTGCTTTATGCACTTGGACAATCCTTCTTTTCGCTTGCCGTTGGATTTTCGTGCATGGTCACTTACAGCTCTTATTTAAATAAAAATGTCAGCATTCCGGTATCAGCTGGATCTGTCGCATTGATGAATATTTTCGTATCCGTCTTAGCAGGGCTTGCTATTTTCCCAGTTGTATTTTCCTTTGGCTTCGAGCCAACAGAAGGACCAGGACTTCTCTTTATCGTCTTGCCTGCCGCTTTTTCACAAATGCCGCTTGGCGAGCTATTCTTATTTATGTTCTTGTTGCTCTTCTTATTCGCCACATTAACATCTTCTTTTAGTTTATTAGAAATTATTGTGGCAGCCTTTCTCAAAACCGGAGCATCAAGAAAAATGATCACTTGGATCGCTGGTGTGACAGTGTTCATCGCTGGTATTCCAGCTGCCCTTTCTTCCAGCTTACTTGCGGACGTCAAGATTTTCAATAAAACCGTCTTTGACGCAACCGATTTTCTTGTCAGCAACATCATGCTTCCACTTGGTAACCTGCTGATCGCACTATTTATCGCTTGGAAGATAAACCAACAACTCGTTAAACAAGAATTTATGCTCGGCCACTCGCTAGCGCCAAGCACTTATACCACTTGGCATCTATTAATGAAATGGATTGTACCACTGACCATCGTTGTTGTCTTTTTAAATTCACTGGGTTTATTTAACTAAGGAGCGGCGAGCCATGGCCTTATTAAAATACGAAACATAACAACGCTGTCTATTTATTAGAGGACCTCCTTTTATACAATGTTAAAAACATATTTAAAAGGAGGATTATAATAGTAAAAGATCAACCATTTTTAAAGCATATTCAAGATGAACAGCAATGTTTTTTCGGTTGGTATTTGTATTTTAGAGAAGAATTTTCCATCCAATCAAAAGGTTCCTATAACGTAACACAGCATCATTTTATTATTAAAGCACAAGCAATATAAAAGAAAAGGAGGCTCCCCATAAGAGGAGGCCTCCTTTTCTTTTATAAAATATCCAGCCAAATTTTTATCGCTGTTGCCGCAATTAAAATCGCAAGCAGCCACTGTAAAACTTTTGTGTTCATTTTTTGGCCTGCTTTTGCTCCAAGCGGTGAAGCAATTACACTTGCGACAATCATAATCATAGCTGGCCAGAAAAGCACTTGACCTGTCATTATTTTTCCAGCTGTTGAGCCAATAGAAGAAATAAAAGTAATTGCTAAAGAACTAGCAATGGTCATCCTCGTTGGAATTTTCAATACAACTAGCATGATTGGGACTAAAAGGAAAGCCCCTGCTGCTCCAACAATTCCGGCTCCAATTCCAACAATAAAAGCAAGCAGTGCGGCAAGCCAGCCATTAAACGTCACTCCACTCATTGGACGATCATCGAGATTTTTCTTCGGGATAAACATCATAATGGCCGCTAATGCCGCAAGAATTCCGTATACCACATTGATGACTTCCTCGGATAGTTTATCTGAACCAAAGCCGCCGATGAAACTGCCGAGAAGAATGGCTCCCCCCATATACAAAATTAATTTCTTATTTAAATAATCACTTTTGCGATACGCCCACACACCCGCAATCGTCGCAAAAAAAACTTGAACCGCACTAATTCCAGACACTTCATGTGCACTAAATGCAGCAAAACCAAAAAGCGGCGGAATGTATAATAACATCGGATATTTGATAATTGAACCGCCGATACCTACCATGCCAGAAACAAACGAACCGATAAAACCGATCATAAAGATCAAAAGCCAATACGTAAGATCCATTCGGGCCCCTCCCATACTTAATCAAATTTTATCTCTTTCGCTCCCCAGAAAAACACACTTATAAGTGAAGCAAGAACAACTAGAATAGGGGCATACATAATTAAAGAATGATGCATGATTGTTTCCCTCCTATAGGATCATCAAACTAATTGCACTACCAAACGCGATTAACGCAGCCACCCAAAAATAAGTGGGTTCTCTTTTTTGCATATGCATCTCTCCTTTAATAACCGAAAAATAGATTTTTATTTATGCTTCTATTTCAGTATAGAAAGAACGAAACAACTCATACATAGGGGGGTTCCCCTAACAAAGGAGTAAAATATGAAGATTTTTTGAAGATATTAACTGTAGAAATAGAGGAAATAGACGTTGTGACTGACTTCTTCCTCTGTATGATCGTGAGGTGATACTAACTATTTACGATAAATATACGAAAAAACGCAAGGCTCCCCTTGCGTTAATGAATATCAGTAAAATAATTTTTAATCCCGTATTGGATCATTTCATGTTTTTGTTTTAGCCCTAGTTTACTCATCATATTAGATTTATGATTTTCTACTGTTTTAGCGCTGATATGGAGCTTTTCAGCGATTTCTTTATTGGTATAGCCAAGGACGTTCAAACGCAATACTTCTTGTTCTCTCAAAGTTAACGGTGATGGAGGCGTTTCTTTTGCCTTCATCATTTTTTCAATCTGTGCATCACTCAAGTCTGTACTATAATAACGGCGGCCATGATAGACGTGATAAATCGCCTCATATAACTCGCTTCCTTGGCTTTTCTTTAAAATATACCCATGCGCTCCCGATTGAATCGCTTTACGAATATATACTTCTTCATCATGCATCGTTAAAAGGACGACTTTAACATTAGGTTGCTGCTGAAGAAGCTGCTTAGTCGTTGTCAACCCATCTAATCCATTGGGCATTGAAATATCCATTAAGACAACATCCGGATCATTTTGCATCGCCAACACAAGGGCCTCATGTCCATCTCCAGCATCGGCTACTACTTCAATATCTCGATAATTCTCTAAAAGTAAGATAATCCCTTTTCTTATTAAATCATGATCATCGACTACCATCACTTTCATTTGCGATTTCCTCGCTTTCATCTATCATTATTGTAGTTATAATTTGTGTGCCTTCTTCTGGTGCTGATTGAATGAAAAAGCGGCCATTTAACTGCTCAATTCGCTCACGCATATGCTCAAGTCCAAGCCCGCCTTTTGCTTGTTCCAAATCAAAGCCAACACCATCATCATGTATTTCAACAATTAGCTGTCTCTGTTCTTTTCGGAGAAATAAATATACTTTATTTGCTTGTGCATATTTGACTGCATTATGTAGCGCTTCCTGTACAACTCGGTACATATTGATTTCCACCGCGGAAGGCAGACGTCCGGTAATATTGGTTTGAAAAGCAATGGAAAGGGAAGAGGTAGATTCAACAGTCTGAATGAGTGTCTCTAGAGTCGATACTAACCCTAGCCGATCTAAACTAGTCGGTCTAAGCTGATGCGAGTAGGCTTTAATATCAGACATTGTTCGACCCAACTCTGCTTGGACTTCATTTAAATAGTCATAGAGACGTTCATCCTCAACTGTTGATTCGATAGCCTGCAACGCAACAGAAATTGTGTAAAGAGACTGACTGACACCATCATGCAGTTCATGGGCAAGGCGTTTATGTTCTTTTTCTTGAGCTTCAATTAACTGCTTAATGATCTTTTTCGATAGTCTCACTTCTTCTTCTTTTTGCCGCAATGTTTGATCGCGAAGCACTAATAAATACTCTTGCTCCTGACTGTTTTGATCTTGATAAATTAAAGCTGTGCTCATTTCAACATCTAGCTCATTTCCATGATAAACAGGCATTTGCGATAAAAAGTAAGGCACTTCATTCCTTGCAATTAAATAGCAGCGATTCTCTCTTTCAGTAATTTTTCGATCTTGACAATAAGAGCAAAAAGGAACTTTACCACCAATGTTCCAGCCTGTAAGTCGATGGGCTGCCGGATTCATTAGCAATATTTCCCGGTTTTGATTCATAACAATAATTCCATCTTGAATATGTTCAAAAATTTGATGTAAATATTTTTGTTCCACAGGGTACTGTTCCATTGGTTGATACATTTCCTTTCTCAGATTCTTTCTCTTATTGTAAATCAAAAGCCGCCAGTGATAAATTTTTCACTGGCGGCTTCATCAATGTTTAATTCACAGCTTCAAGAACTTCTTTTTTCCAAAGCGAGTAGCCACCTAAAAGATTGATTACATTTTTGATACCTTTTGCTTGAAGCACACTTGCTGCAATAGCAGAACGGCCACCAGCAGCGCACTGAACAAGAATCGGCTGACCTTGTGGCACTTCACCTAACCGATCTGGTAATGTCCCAAGCATCACATGAATAGCTCCGGGAATATGACCTTCATCCCATTCTGCTCGATTACGGACATCAAGGACCTTAATTTCATCTTTTTCGACCGCTTCTTTAATAGCAACAGGTTCAATATTTTCATAGCTTTCGAGCTCCGTTGCCTGTGATAAAGCGACTTTGACATCTATATATCCAACCGTGTTATCAATACCGATCGAACGTAATGCTCTTAAAATATCTGATAGACGCTCTTCTTCAATCAGCAAATAAAGCGGCGCCTCA
Proteins encoded in this region:
- the kynU gene encoding kynureninase, with protein sequence MNIFSKEYAKSLDQQDELAHFREEFYLKEGRIYLDGNSLGLLSKRAERAVLDLLHSWKDYGIDGWTQGKHPWFYLSELLGEKMITLTGATAEEMIVTGSTTSNLHQLVASFYQPKGQRTKILADELTFPTDIYALKSQLRLRGYDPAEHLVLVESEDGRMLKEEAIIAEMTEEVALIILPGVLYRSGQVLDMEQLTKAAHERGIWIGFDLCHSIGSIPHELSNWEVDFAFWCNYKHLNGGPGSTAALYVNKRHFGQAPGLAGWFGSKKDTQFDMTLELDHAEHAGAYQMGTPHILSTAPLLGALELFNEAGIDRIRKKSLQLTNYMMELIEHELVEFDFTIANPRNDQQRGGHLFLEHVEAARICKALKEHGIIPDFRAPNGIRLAPVALYNTFEDVWNTVHILKTIMETEQYKQYKNERDVVA
- a CDS encoding GntP family permease, with product MDLVIILLALGLLMFVAYRGFSVILFAPICALLAVFLTDPNFVLPFFSNIFMEKMVGFIKLYFPVFLLGAIFGKVVEMSGIAESIVKTIVQWVGAKQAMLAIVLMGAILTYSGVSLFVVVFAVYPFAKNLFMEADIPKRLIPGTIALGAFTFTMDALPGTPQIQNVIPTTFFQTNIYAAPTLGVIGAIFVFIMGMLYLENRRRKAKNAGEGYYGINNEIVEEEINDVISTETESTARKVLAFVPLVLVAVMNKVFTEALPKWYPNGFDFAGIGLEAFGKVELSSVVAIWSVEMALVTGIIVALFYNWKRVKINFQAGINTAIGGALLAAMNTGAEYGFGGVISSLPGFTVISKGISETFTNPLVNGAVTTTALAGVTGSASGGMGIALSAMADKYLAAINEFNIPPEVMHRVISMASGGMDTLPHNGAVITLLAVTGLTHRQSYRDIFAITVIKTVAVFFIIAIYSLTGLV
- the purU gene encoding formyltetrahydrofolate deformylase — translated: MKTKEQTKPLLQEAKLGSRGRLLIKCPDRPGIVAAISKFLFEHEANIIESNQYSNNPEGGTFFIRIEFDRPNLAESAAQMEQDFEMLASEFAMEYQFTYAEERKKMAIFVSKEPHCLLELLWEWQSGDLPTDIALVISNHEGTRGMVEALGIPFYYIPANKDIRKQVEEQQIQLLKEHQVDVIVLARYMQILTEDFVSHFPNQIINIHHSFLPAFIGARPYERAHERGVKLIGATSHYVTNDLDEGPIIEQDIERVNHRDDVSGLKKIGQSIERRVLARAVKWHLEDRVIVHGNKTIVFH
- a CDS encoding sigma-54 interaction domain-containing protein, producing the protein MNKLVSKLPYEWLEEIINIATEWVVVVDCKGIIIYINAAYCEYLGTTVSEAIGKDVRDVIENTRMHLIVQTSQPEIASIHRIKGNEMIANRYPLYINGELVGAVGTVMFRNSEDWMAYSEKVQPFLEELKYYKKKFEKELKSKYSFDDLIGENNAFKEAKKLAQRVAGSQSSVLLMGPSGTGKELFAHAIHGASQRAAFPFVRVNSAAIPEQLLESELFGYEEGAFTGAKKGGKKGKFELAHRGTIFLDEVGDMPLPMQSKLLRVLQEKEIERVGGQRAIPIDVRVIAATHRNLEEMVHKGEFRQDLYYRLNVMKIDIPSLKKRKEDLPAIAHMLLKKLAKTFSREQLAISSEVINRLLLHSWPGNVRELENVLERAVNVLDGTKIYLHHLPLYLQEEPLVTQAAQQEERPIVPLKQTLALAERSALEQALKKAENNKVEAAKLLGIGKTSLYDKCKLYGL
- a CDS encoding 3-hydroxybutyrate dehydrogenase, whose product is MLTGKVALVTGAASGIGLEVARAFAKEGAKVIIADLKEDAAKAAEEELKTQGFDVAAVACDVTNEQKVQGCLQFAVDQFGTVDILVNNAGLQHVAPFEQFPTEKFELLIKVMLTAPFVFIKHALPIMKKNGSGRIINMASINGLVGFAGKAAYNSAKHGVIGLTKVAALETATHGITVNALCPGYVDTPLVRGQFEDLAKTRNVPLENVLEEVIYPLVPQKRLLSVEEIADYAIFLASDKAKGVTGQAVVLDGGYTVQ